In Hyphomicrobiales bacterium, the sequence TATCACCGACATGCCCCGGCGGCTTGAAGCGGCACTCGACCGCTTCCCGGCGCTTCGGCGGAAAGCCGACCAGCAAGCCTCGACCCTGTCCGGCGGCGAGCAGAAGCAGCTCGAAATCGTGCGTGGCCTGCTGCTCGACCCCAAGCTCGTATTGATCGACGAACCCTCGATCGGCCTCTCGCCGCTCATGGTGCAGGAGACCTTCGGCATCCTGAAGGAGCTGCGCGCCAGGGGCGTCTCGATCCTGATGGTCGAGCAGAACGCGCGCTCGGCGCTGGAGATTTCGGACGAAGGGCTGGTGCTCGAACTCGGCCGCACGCGCATGCAGGGGCCGGCGGCGGAGATCCTGGCCGATCCGCGGATCGGCCAGCTCTTCCTCGGCGGTACGCTGACCGACGCGGCCTGAGAATCCTCCATCGTCATTCCGGACAAGCCGCAAAGCGGCGCCGATCCGGAATCCATCGAAGGGCGTTGTGCTCTACGATGGATTCCGGGTCTGCGCTTCGCTTGCCCGGAATGACGGCGAGGGGTTGCACCATTCCGCTTTGACAGCGGCGCCCTCTCCTGTCGGGATGGCGCCTGATCCCGAGACCGGAGCCTGCGTCCATGAAGATTCGCGCCGCCGTCCTAAACGAAAGCCCGGTTGCGGCTCCCTATGCGCAGAGCCGCCCGCTGCGGATCGAGGAACTCGATCTCGCCCCGCCCGGCCGCGACGAGGTTCTGGTCAGGGTCCGCGCCGCCGGACTGTGCCATTCCGACCTCTCGGTCATCGACGGCAACCGCCCGCGCCCGGTGCCGATGGTGCTCGGCCATGAGGCGGCCGGCGAGGTCGTCGAGACCGGCGAGGGCGTCGATGATCTCAAGCCCGGCGACCGCGTCGTGATGGTGTTCGTGCCGTCCTGCGGGCATTGCGCGCCCTGCGCCGAGGGGCGCCCGGCCCTCTGCGAGCCCGGCAATGCCGCCAATGGGCGCGGCGAGATGCTCGGCGGCGGACGCAGGCTCTCGACGCATGGCCAGCCGGTGCATCACCATATCGGCGTCTCGGCCTTCGCCGAACACGCGGTGATCTCGCGCCGCTCGCTGGTCAAGGTCGAGGCGGATATCCCGCATGAGATCGCGGCTTTGTTCGGCTGCGCCGTGCTAACCGGCGTCGGCGCGGCGGTGAACACCGCACGGATCAAGGCCGGCGAGACGGTCGCGGTGGTTGGGCTCGGCGGCGTCGGGCTTTCGGCCCTGCTGGGCGCCATCGCCTGCGGTGCCTCGCGGGTCATTGCCGTCGATCTCGCCGACGACAAGCTCGAACTGGCCCAGGCTTTGGGCGCTACCGATGCCTTCAACGCGGCCGCCCCGGATGTCGTCGAGGCGATCAAGCTGGCGACGAAGGGCGGCGTCGATCACGGGCTGGAGATGGCGGGCTCGGTCAAGGCGCTCGACCTCGCCTACCAGATCACGCGGCGCGGCGGCACGACGACGACGGCAGGCCTCGCCAACCCTGCCCATACGCTGTCGCTCTCGCCGGTGCGGCTGGTCGCGGAGGAGCGGACGCTGAAGGGCTCCTATGTCGGCTCCTGCGTGCCCTCGCGCGACATTCCGCGCTTCATCGAACTCTATCAGCGCGGGCGGCTGGCCGTAGACAAGCTCTGGACCAGTTCGGGCAGCCTCGACGAGATCAACGAGGGCTTCGATGCGCTGAACGAAGGCCGGACGATCCGGCACATCGTCAGGATGTGAATGGCAGCCATCATTCCAAGAAAAAGCGCGGGGAACCCCTCTCCTGTAAGGAGAGGGGCAGGGGCGAGGTGTCGGCCGTTGGATCAGTAGAGCACTGGCTTCACCGCAGCCGCGGTCAGGCCACAGCCTAAGCGTCCAACGGCCTACCCCTCACCCTGCCCTCTCCCTCCGGGAGAGGGTTCCCCGCGGTTCCGGCACCTCCCTCGTCGACCGCTCACCCGTGCTTGTGCACGATGGTCTTGGTCACCGCGAACTCTTCGAGCGCGATGAAGCCCTTCTCGCGGCCATGGCCGCTCTTGCCGGTGCCGCCGAAGGGCAGTTCGATGCCGCCGCCAGCGCCATAGCCGTTGATGAAGACCTGGCCGGCGCGGACGCGCTTCGAGACACGCTGCTGGCGCCCGCCATCCTTCGTCCAGACCGCAGCGACGAGGCCATAATCCGTGCCGTTGGCGGCCTTGATCGCGTCCTCCTCGTCGTCGAAGGGGAAGGCCGCGAGGACCGGGCCAAAGACCTCGTCCTGTTCCAGCCGGTTGCCGCGCGGCACCGGGCCGAACAGCGTCGGCTGGACGAAGAAGCCGCCATTCGGCACGCCCTGCGCGATCTGGCCCTGCGCGATCACCGGAATGCCGGCCTCGCGGCTCTGGTCGATGAAGCTCTGGACGCGGCCGCGCTGCTTGGCGTTGATCACCGGACCGCAATCGAGGTCCATCTCCGGCGTGCCGGCCTGCAGCTTGGAGAATTCCTTGGCGACGGCGGAGACAACGTCGTCGTAGATCGACTTCTGCACGAGCAGGCGGCTGCCGGCCGAGCAGGTCTGCCCGGTGTTCTGGACGATGGCCTTGCAGGCGATCGGCACCAGCGCGTCGAGATCGGCATCCTCGAAGACGATCTGGGGCGACTTGCCG encodes:
- a CDS encoding Alcohol dehydrogenase; amino-acid sequence: MKIRAAVLNESPVAAPYAQSRPLRIEELDLAPPGRDEVLVRVRAAGLCHSDLSVIDGNRPRPVPMVLGHEAAGEVVETGEGVDDLKPGDRVVMVFVPSCGHCAPCAEGRPALCEPGNAANGRGEMLGGGRRLSTHGQPVHHHIGVSAFAEHAVISRRSLVKVEADIPHEIAALFGCAVLTGVGAAVNTARIKAGETVAVVGLGGVGLSALLGAIACGASRVIAVDLADDKLELAQALGATDAFNAAAPDVVEAIKLATKGGVDHGLEMAGSVKALDLAYQITRRGGTTTTAGLANPAHTLSLSPVRLVAEERTLKGSYVGSCVPSRDIPRFIELYQRGRLAVDKLWTSSGSLDEINEGFDALNEGRTIRHIVRM